The sequence CTCGACCATCACCGGTGCGCCGCACGCGTACACCTGGTACGGCGACAGATCCGGCAGATCCTCGATCACCGCGCGATGCACGAAGCCAACGCGCCCCGTCCATGCATCGCTCGCGTCCGGTTCCGACAGCACCGGCACGAACTTGAAGTTCGGGATCTCGCGAGCCCATTGCTCGGCGAGATCGAGCAGGTACAGGTCCTTCTTGCGGCGTGCGCCCCAGTACAGCGTCATCGGCCGGTTGAGGTTCTTGAACACCGCATGTTCGACGATCGCCTTCAGCGGCGCAAAGCCGGTGCCCGAAGCCAGCAGCACGATCGGCTTGTCCGAATCTTCTCGCAGGAAGAAGGTGCCGAGCGGGGCTTCGAAGCGCAGAATGTCGCGCTCCTTCATCGTGTTGAACACGTGGTCCGTGAATGCGCCACCCGGCATATGACGGAGGTGCAATTCGATCGGGCCTTCCGCATGCGGTGCGCTCGCCATCGAATAGCTGCGGCGCTTGCCGTCCTTCAGAATGAATTCGAGGTACTGGCCGGCCAGATATTGCAGACGTTCGTTGGCGGGTAATTGCAGCTTCAGCACGACGACGTCGTCGGCCTTGCGCTCGATGGCGTTCACGCGGCACGGCAGCTTCTTGACCTGCACGTCACCCACGCCCGCTACTTCGCGGATATCCACTTCGAGATCGGAGCAAGCCGTTGCGCAGCAGAAGAGCGCCATGCCGCGCGTTTTTTCGTCGTTCGACAAGGCCGACGACGAATGCGGACGCTGTTCGATCTGACCGCTGACCACGGTGCCTTTGCATGAGCCGCAAGCGCCGTTCTTGCAGCCGTACGGCAGGCCGATGCCCTGACGCAAGGCCGCGATCAGGACGGGTTCGTCCTGTTCTACCTGAAACTGCCGGCCGCTTTGCCGGAGCGTGACGTTAAATGCCATAGAGTGTTCGAAATCGAGAAGTCGGTAATCGTTATCGGACCCGCGGTGCAACTGTGCGGTACCTGCCGCGCTTGACGGCTACAATGCGTCCACCATGAAAGCGACACGAAATTTACTCCGGCCGCGTGTGTTGATCGTTGGCTGCGGTGACGTCGGCATGCGCTGCGTGCCCTTGTTGCGGCCACACGCGCATGTCTTCGCGCTCACTAGCCACGCCGGGCGCAGCGCCGAATTGCGCGCTGCGGGCGTCACGCCGCTGGTCGGTGATCTCGACGCGCGCCGCAGCCTGAAACGGCTTGCCGGCCTCGCGCCGACGGTGCTGCATCTCGCGCCGCCGCAAAAGACCGGCGATGACGACCGCCGTACCCGTGCCTTGCTCGCTACGCTGAGCGCGCGCCGCAATCGGGCGCTGCGTGCCGCGCGCGGCGCGGTGGCACCGGTCGGGCGGCTGCGCCGCGGGTTGCGCCGCATTCATGCCTCGTGGGCGGAATCTGAAGCAGCCAATATTGTACCCGACAGGGTGCGCTGGACCGCCGCTCCGCACGCGCCTGTGAGGCTGGTGTACGCGAGCACGACAGGTGTCTACGGCGATTGTGGCGGCGCGTGGATCGACGAGACGCGCGTGCTGCAGCCGGCCAATGCGCGTGCCAAACGCCGCGTGTCGGCCGAACAGCAATTGCGCCGTGCGACCGCGCGAGGCGTGATCGCCGCAAGCATTGCGAGGATTCCGGGCATCTACGCGGGCAACCGGCTGCCGCTCGCGCGGCTGGAAAAGCGCACGCCGGCCTTGATCGACGCCGACGACGTCTACACCAACCATATTCACGCCGACGACCTTGCCGCGATTCTCGTACGCCTGGCCACGCATGGTCGTCCGGCGCGCGTGATTCACGCGTCCGACGACACGTCGCTGAAGATGGGTGAGTACTTCGATGTGGTGGCCGATGCGTTCGGTCTGACGCGCCCGCCTCGCATCACGCGCGCAGAGGCAGAGCAGCAGGTCGAGCCGACCTTGCTGTCCTTCATGCGCGAATCGAGGCGGCTCGTGAACCGGCGCCTCAAAGAGGAACTGCGGATACGTTTGCGGTATCCGAGCGTCGATGATTTTTTGCGCGAGGCTTCGTAGGCTTTTACGTCAGCGCCGGCAACGCCTCCAGCAACAGGAAGCACAGCATCGCGCCAATCAGTGCGCCGATCAGGTTCGGGTGATATTTGTGCCGCAGCCGCATCACGACCAGCAAT comes from Burkholderia sp. GAS332 and encodes:
- a CDS encoding CDP-4-dehydro-6-deoxyglucose reductase encodes the protein MAFNVTLRQSGRQFQVEQDEPVLIAALRQGIGLPYGCKNGACGSCKGTVVSGQIEQRPHSSSALSNDEKTRGMALFCCATACSDLEVDIREVAGVGDVQVKKLPCRVNAIERKADDVVVLKLQLPANERLQYLAGQYLEFILKDGKRRSYSMASAPHAEGPIELHLRHMPGGAFTDHVFNTMKERDILRFEAPLGTFFLREDSDKPIVLLASGTGFAPLKAIVEHAVFKNLNRPMTLYWGARRKKDLYLLDLAEQWAREIPNFKFVPVLSEPDASDAWTGRVGFVHRAVIEDLPDLSPYQVYACGAPVMVESAQRDFTQHHGLPEDEFYADSFTSEADLANAV
- a CDS encoding Nucleoside-diphosphate-sugar epimerase, whose amino-acid sequence is MKATRNLLRPRVLIVGCGDVGMRCVPLLRPHAHVFALTSHAGRSAELRAAGVTPLVGDLDARRSLKRLAGLAPTVLHLAPPQKTGDDDRRTRALLATLSARRNRALRAARGAVAPVGRLRRGLRRIHASWAESEAANIVPDRVRWTAAPHAPVRLVYASTTGVYGDCGGAWIDETRVLQPANARAKRRVSAEQQLRRATARGVIAASIARIPGIYAGNRLPLARLEKRTPALIDADDVYTNHIHADDLAAILVRLATHGRPARVIHASDDTSLKMGEYFDVVADAFGLTRPPRITRAEAEQQVEPTLLSFMRESRRLVNRRLKEELRIRLRYPSVDDFLREAS